The Natronoarchaeum philippinense genome includes the window CGCCCGAAGACGTCGACGTGACGATGGTCGCGCCCAAGTCGCCCGGCCACCTCGTGCGCCGAACGTACGAGCGCGGCGAGGGCGTCCCCGGCCTGATCGCGGTCTATCAGGACGCGACCGGCGACGCCAAGGAGCGCTCGCTGGCGTACGCGCAGGCGATCGGCTGCACCCGCGCCGGCGTCGTCGAGACGACGTTCCAAGAAGAGGTCGAGACCGACCTGTTCGGCGAGCAGGCCGTCCTCTGTGGCGGCGTCGCCGACCTGATGAAGATGGGCTACGAGACGCTCGTCGACGCGGGCTACAGCCCGGAGATGGCCTACTTCGAGTGCATGAACGAGATGAAGCTCATCGTCGACCTCATCTACGAGGGCGGGCTGATGGGCATGTGGAACTCCGTCTCCGACACCGCCGAGTACGGCGGTCTCACCCGCGGCGAGTACGTCATCGACGAGGACGCCGCCCGCGAGGGAATGGAGCAGGTGCTCGAAGAAGTCCAGACCGGCGAGTTCGCCCGCGAGTGGATCACCGAGAACCAGACCAACCGGCCCAGCTACAAGCAGCTGCGCGGGGCCGAGGAGGACCACGAGATCGAAGACGTCGGCGCTCGCCTGCGCGACCTGTTCGCGTGGGAGGCCCAAGAGGCCGACGACGAAGCCGAACAAGTGACAGCAGATGAC containing:
- the ilvC gene encoding ketol-acid reductoisomerase, translated to MAEEFTTTVYHGEDADSSYIESETVAVLGYGSQGHAHALNLHESGVDVIVGLRENSSSWDEAEDAGLRVETPDVAAAEADIVKMLVPDTVQPAVYEAIEDGLEAGDTLQFAHGFNIHYGQIRPPEDVDVTMVAPKSPGHLVRRTYERGEGVPGLIAVYQDATGDAKERSLAYAQAIGCTRAGVVETTFQEEVETDLFGEQAVLCGGVADLMKMGYETLVDAGYSPEMAYFECMNEMKLIVDLIYEGGLMGMWNSVSDTAEYGGLTRGEYVIDEDAAREGMEQVLEEVQTGEFAREWITENQTNRPSYKQLRGAEEDHEIEDVGARLRDLFAWEAQEADDEAEQVTADD